A single region of the Gossypium arboreum isolate Shixiya-1 chromosome 12, ASM2569848v2, whole genome shotgun sequence genome encodes:
- the LOC108477955 gene encoding uncharacterized protein LOC108477955 — protein sequence MEHYARDYPQRSDKVQALVQAPTSGPVQPIRVAQQPPRGHGMASNDEFSLEIHGVVFLANLMEFSFGEFNLILRMDWLMEHRVSLNYASKRVTLRFDEGSKIIMIGEHQDYLSNVISTLVAEKLVRKGCKAYLAFVSSSSFAKLSAKDVRIVRGFPNVFLEELFGVPLDKEVEFGIELLLGTTPVSIAPYRMAPKELIELKAQL from the exons ATGGAGCACTATGCCCGGGACTATCCTCAGCGATCTGATAAAGTGCAAGCTCTTGTACAGGCTCCAACTTCGGGCCCCGTTCAGCCTATAAGGGTAGCTCAGCAACCACCTAGGGGTCATGGTATGGCCAGCAATG ACGAGTTTTCTTTGGAGATTCATGGCGTGGTATTTTTGGCTAACCTGATGGAATTTTCGTTTGGAGAGTTTAAtctgattttgagaatggattggCTTATGGAACATCGGGTCAGTTTAAATTATGCCTCTAAGAGGGTTACTTTGAGATTTGATGAGGGTAGCAAGATCATTATGATCGGCGAGCATCAAGATTACCTTTCTAATGTAATCTCCACTCTTGTAGCTGAAAAGCTAGTTCGGAAAGGTTGCAAAGCATATCTAGCCTTTGTATCTAGTTCTAGTTTTGCTAAGCTTTCTGCCAAAGATGTAAGAATTGTGAGAGGCTTTCCGAATGTATTCCTTGAGGAGTTGTTTGGTGTACCTCTAGACAAAGAGGTTGAATTCGGTATTGAGCTGTTACTGGGTACAACTCCCGTGTCCATTGCTCCTTATCgcatggcaccaaaggagcttaT